The Arachis hypogaea cultivar Tifrunner chromosome 16, arahy.Tifrunner.gnm2.J5K5, whole genome shotgun sequence genome contains a region encoding:
- the LOC112754228 gene encoding uncharacterized protein has translation MSTRTADRLWISGVTLTKGLHTREEEEDRVSSQLLLKVCYSESVVTEECEKQFNEEQELEQLCQIGFKIYPFSSEIPAERKIILPGSFNLLHEGHLKLMEVASCICGDGYPCFELFDKRRWRRQKKRIESKRRVVNIVEMVL, from the exons ATGTCGACAAGAACCGCTGACCGACTTTGGATTTCAGGAGTGACCCTTACTAAG GGACTTCATACTAGAGAAGAAGAGGAGGACAGAGTTTCCAGTCAACTTTTGCTCAAGGTGTGTTACAG TGAATCAGTTGTAACTGAAGAATGTGAAAAGCAATTCAATGAAGAGCAAGAGTTAGAACAACTTTGTCAAATAGGCTTTAAAATCTATCCATTTTCAAGTG AGATACCagcagaaagaaaaataattctaCCCGGTTCTTTTAATCTATTACACGAAGGGCATTTGAAGCTCATGGAAGTTGCTAGTTG CATTTGTGGTGATGGCTATCCATGCTTTGAACTATTTGATAAGAGAAGATGGAGAAGACAAAAGAAGAGAATCGAATCGAAGAGAAGAGTCGTGAACATTGTGGAGATGGTTCTTTAA